The Miscanthus floridulus cultivar M001 chromosome 17, ASM1932011v1, whole genome shotgun sequence genome has a window encoding:
- the LOC136517655 gene encoding nuclear transcription factor Y subunit B-4-like isoform X2, with product MSEAESGGGSGSGGGKDQDRFLPIANIGRIMRRSVPENGKIAKDAKESIQECVSEFISFITSEASDKCMKERRKTINGDDIIWSLGTLGFEEYVEPLKIYLKNYRETEGDTKGSKSSDQNGKKQILLNG from the exons ATGTCGGAAGCGGAgtccggcggcggcagcggcagcggcggggggAAGGATCAGGACCGCTTCCTGCCGATCGCCAACATCGGGCGCATCATGCGCCGCTCGGTGCCGGAGAACGGCAAGATCGCCAAGGACGCCAAGGAGTCCATCCAGGAGTGCGTCTCCGAGTTCATCAGCTTCATCACCAGCGA AGCGAGTGACAAGTGCATGAAGGAGAGGCGAAAGACCATCAACGGTGACGACATCATCTGGTCCTTGGGCACTCTCGGCTTCGAGGAATACGTTGAGCCCCTCAAGATCTACCTCAAGAATTACCGGGAG ACAGAG GGTGACACAAAGGGTTCGAAATCTTCTGATCAGAATGGAAAGAAACAGATTTTACTCAATGGTTAA
- the LOC136517655 gene encoding nuclear transcription factor Y subunit B-4-like isoform X1 — MSEAESGGGSGSGGGKDQDRFLPIANIGRIMRRSVPENGKIAKDAKESIQECVSEFISFITSEASDKCMKERRKTINGDDIIWSLGTLGFEEYVEPLKIYLKNYREVSFRPPPLSSSSCLLGIHYIMCSTAKAQCACLGCLI; from the exons ATGTCGGAAGCGGAgtccggcggcggcagcggcagcggcggggggAAGGATCAGGACCGCTTCCTGCCGATCGCCAACATCGGGCGCATCATGCGCCGCTCGGTGCCGGAGAACGGCAAGATCGCCAAGGACGCCAAGGAGTCCATCCAGGAGTGCGTCTCCGAGTTCATCAGCTTCATCACCAGCGA AGCGAGTGACAAGTGCATGAAGGAGAGGCGAAAGACCATCAACGGTGACGACATCATCTGGTCCTTGGGCACTCTCGGCTTCGAGGAATACGTTGAGCCCCTCAAGATCTACCTCAAGAATTACCGGGAGGTATCATTCAGACCTCCTCCTCTTTCCTCCAGCTCCTGTTTGCTGGGTATTCATTATATTATGTGTTCAACTGCGAAGGCGCAATGTGCATGTTTAGGATGCCTGATTTGA